DNA sequence from the Vicinamibacterales bacterium genome:
TGAAGAGTGCGGCCGAAGGGCGGCGATGCCAGCGCCTGCCTGATAGTTCGCCCCTCGGTGATCCGCCGCAGCCTGCCACCCAGAACTACAAGGGTCGTGCCACCGACCAAGGCAGGGCCGCAGATGACACAGATAACGCAGATCTTGTTTTAAAAGAGGCAGTTACAGGCGGAGGCCCCAGGCCCCAGGCCCCAGGCCCCAAGCCTCGCGTCTTGTCCCCGGACAAGGACGAAGCGTCCGACGATCAATACACTCCGAGGTAGCGGTCCATCTCCCACGGCGAGACGTGGCGGATGTATTCGGCCCACTCCTCGCGCTTGGCTTCGAGGAAGTGATTGAAGATGTGCTCGCCCAGCGTCTCCTTGACCAGCTCGTCTTTCTCGAACTCATCCAAGGCTTCGCTGAGGTTGGCCGGCAGGTCGTCGATGCGCAGGTGGCGGCGCTCGCGATGGCTCATCTTGTAGATGTTCTTGTTCACCGGCGGACCGGGATCCACCGCGTGATCGATGCCGTCGAGGCCGGCGCGCAACATCACCGCCAGGGCGAGGTAGGGATTGCACGATGGATCCGGCATGCGCAGCTCGATGCGCGTCGAGGGGCCGCGCGAGGCGGGCACGCGCACGAGCGGGCTGCGGTTCTTCTCGGACCAGGCGATGGCGGTGGGCGCCTCGTAGCCGGGCACCAGGCGCTTGTAAGAGTTCACCAGCGGGTTGGTGATCGCGCAAAAGCCCTTGGCGTGCTGGAGCAATCCGCCGACGTAGTTGAGGCAGGTCTGGCTCAACAGGATCTCGTTGCCGGGATCGAAGAAGGCGTTCTGGCCGCCGCTGAAAAGCGACTGGTGCGTGTGCATGCCCGATCCGTTCACTCCGAAGATCGGCTTGGGCATGAAGGTCGCGTGCAGGTTGTTCCGCAGCGCCACGTACTTGACGATGAACCGGCACGTACTCACGTTATCCGCCGTCGTCAGGACGTCCTCTGAGTGAAAATCGATCTCGTGCTGGCCCGGCGCCACTTCGTGGTGCGCCGCTTCGACGCCGATGCCCATCTGCTCGAGGGCAATCACGATTTCGCGGCGGACGTCTTCACCGAGATCGATGGGCGCGAGGTCGAAGTAGCTGGCGCGATCGTGCGTCTCGGTGGTGGCGCGGCCGTCGCGGCGGAGGAAGAGGAAGAACTCGATTTCGGGCCCGGCCACCATGGTGAAGCCGCGCCGGCCGGCCTGCGCGATGGCGTTTTTCAGCGTGGTGCGCGGGCAGCCGGCGAAGGGACTGCCGTCGGGATTGGCGATGTCGCAGATCAGCCGGCCGACGCGGGCGCCGTTGGGGTCGGCCCACGGGAACACCTGGAAGGTGGACAGGTCCGGCCGCAGGTACATGTCCGACTCTTCGATGCGAACGAAGCCTTCGATCGACGAGCCGTCGAACATGATCTTGCCGTCGAGGGCGTCGGCAAACTGGCGGTCGGGGACCTCGACGTTCTTGATCACGCCGAGGATGTCGGTGAACTGCAGGCGCAGGAACTTGACACCCTCCTTGTCAGCCCGCGCCAGGATCGCGGTCTTTTCGCCCCCCGCTTTTGCCATTCAAGGATTCTATGCGTGGACCGGGCCACGCACGCAATGTAGTGTCCGGCTTTAGCCGGACCCAAGCAGGCGTGTCACCTCCGCGGTGAGCGCTGCCGCCTCGATGGGCTTGGTCAGGTAGACGTTGGCCCCGAGGCGCAGCGACCGCAGCTCGCTCGACGAGCGGTCGGCGCCCGACACCACCACCACCGGGATGCGGGCGTCTTTCTCGTTGGCCTTGAGCCGCGCCAACACCTCGTAGCCGTCGATGTTCGGCATCACCAGGTCGAGCACCAGCAGGTCGACGTGCTCGCGCTCGATGGCGGCCAGCGCCTCGGCGCCGTCGCGCGCCTGCAGGACGCGATGCCCGTTCCGGGTCAGCGCCGCCGTCAGCACTCCACGCAGGTCGTTGTCGTCTTCGGCGACCAGCACCGTGGCGCCGGTGCGGCTGCCCAGCGACTGGCTGATCTGCCGCAGCAGGTGATCCAGGCCCTCGCCCTTGGTCACCACCGCGACGCCTTCGGGCCGGCGGCCCGAATCGGTGGCATCCGGCACGCCGGAGACCACCACGACGGGAATGCGCGCGAGCGCGTCCTCGCTGCGCAGGCGCTCGATGAACTCCCAGCCATCCAGGCCGGGCATGAGCAGGTCCACGGTGATCACGTCGGGCCGCATGGTGCGCGCGATGTGCATGGCCGAAGCCGCGTCGCGGGCGTCCAGCACTTCGTAGCCGGCGTGGATCAGCTGCGACCGAATCAGCGCGCGGAAGTCGTCGTCATCGTCCACCACGAGCACGCGGCGCGCGGCGAGGCGGGCCGAGCCGTCCTGGTTGACCGCGACCGGGGCCAGCGCCAGCGCTGCCGCCTCTTCCACCGAGGCGGTGGGCAGCGTGAACGAGAAGCGCGTGCCCCTATTGACCTCGCTGTCCACGTAGATGCGTCCGCCGTGCTGTTCCACCAGCGCCTTGGTGATGGCCAGGCCGAGGCCGGTGCCGCCCTTGCGGCGCGACGCCGAGCTGTCGACCTGTTGGAACTTCTTGAACAGGCGATTGAGGTTCTCTGGGGCGATCCCGTCGCCCTGGTCCGACACCGCCAGCGTGACCATGGTGTCGGAGCCGACCGCGGTCACCGAGACGGTGGAGCCCTCCGGCGCGAACTTCACCGCGTTCGACAGCAGGTTCACCAGCGCCTGGACGATGCGGTCCGGATCCACCATGACGGGGCGGAGCCTGGCCGGCAGCCTGGCATCAAGGGTGACCTGGGCGGCGCGGGCCGGGCCCTCGACCACCTGGATCGACTGCCGCACGATGTCGGCCACGTTCACGGGCTTCGTGTGCAGCGTGATGTTGCCAGACTCGATCTTCGCGATGTCGAGCATGTCGTTGATGATGCGGACCAGGCGCTCGCAGTTGTTCAACGCGATCTGCAGCAACTGCCGGTGCTCCTCACCGGGCACCGAATCCGGCTCGTCGAGCACCAGCTGCACCGACCCGCGGATCGAGGTCAGCGGGGTCCGCAGTTCGTGGCTGACAATCGACACGAACTCGTCCTTCATCCGGTCCACTTCACGCAGGCGCGAGATGTCCTGGAAGGCCACCACGGCGCCGGCCACGTGGCCGAGCTCGTTGCGCAGCGGCGCGCCGCTGGCCAGGATGGGGAAGACGCGGCCGTCGGGATGGTGAATCTCGAGCTCCTGGTTGATCACCTGCTCGCCGCGCAACGCGCGCGCCGAGATCCACTCCTCGGGTGGGATCGGCGTGCCGTCTTTCGCGATGCGCTTGAAGCGCGCCCAGTAGTTCGCGCGCAGCTCGGCGCCCCGCGGCTCGATGCCAAACACGTCGGTGGCGGCGCGGTTGCGCAGGCGCACGCTGCCGTCGGTGTTGAAGATCATCAGCGCCGCCGGTACGGTCTCGAGCGTGGCCAGCAGGTCGGCGTGCGCGGCCTCGACGCGGCGGCGTGATTCGACGGTCACCGCGGCCAGCTCGCGCGTTTCGCTCAGCGCCGTGGCCAGCTCGCGCTCGCGGATCTGGATGGACTGCGCCATCTTCGCAAACGAGTTGAACAGCACGCCGATCTCGTCGGCGCGCAGGGTCTGGTGCGCGGCGGCGAAGTCGCCCCGCTCGATGCCCTCGGCCGACTCGGTCAGCTGCCGCAGCGGATCGAGCACGCCGCGCTTGGCGAACCAGATGATGAGCGAGATGGCGCCGATGAACACGCTGGCAAACGCGGTCCTGACCACCGCCAGGGTCGCGCGCTGGTTGACAATGGTATCCGAGACCTGGCGCAGCAGCTCGCGCTCACGGGCGTCGAATGCGACGAGCTCCTGGTTGATCCTGGTGAAGTCATCCGCGGTGCGCCGAATGAGCAGCTCCTGGTCGGCGACCGTCGCCCGGCCGAGCGGGACGGTCTGGTCCCACAGCGCGGTCCACGAACCCGCCGCCGAGCGAATGCGGGCGAGGCGCTCGAGCTGTGCCGAATCGCGCGTGAGCGACGCCAGGTGCGACATCGCCCCGCTGTAGACGCGGCGATTGTCGTCGCGCCCGTGGCGCAACGCCGGCGCGCCAGTCAGGGCGTAGGCGAGGTGATTGGCCCGCGCCTCGACCAGCGCGCGCCACATGGTGCCGTGGACGTTGAGGACTTCGG
Encoded proteins:
- a CDS encoding glutamine synthetase family protein translates to MAKAGGEKTAILARADKEGVKFLRLQFTDILGVIKNVEVPDRQFADALDGKIMFDGSSIEGFVRIEESDMYLRPDLSTFQVFPWADPNGARVGRLICDIANPDGSPFAGCPRTTLKNAIAQAGRRGFTMVAGPEIEFFLFLRRDGRATTETHDRASYFDLAPIDLGEDVRREIVIALEQMGIGVEAAHHEVAPGQHEIDFHSEDVLTTADNVSTCRFIVKYVALRNNLHATFMPKPIFGVNGSGMHTHQSLFSGGQNAFFDPGNEILLSQTCLNYVGGLLQHAKGFCAITNPLVNSYKRLVPGYEAPTAIAWSEKNRSPLVRVPASRGPSTRIELRMPDPSCNPYLALAVMLRAGLDGIDHAVDPGPPVNKNIYKMSHRERRHLRIDDLPANLSEALDEFEKDELVKETLGEHIFNHFLEAKREEWAEYIRHVSPWEMDRYLGVY
- a CDS encoding response regulator, which gives rise to MTIRTRAFIGLWLIYLLAALAIGLVVYSYGESTRMDANQQRISEVLNVHGTMWRALVEARANHLAYALTGAPALRHGRDDNRRVYSGAMSHLASLTRDSAQLERLARIRSAAGSWTALWDQTVPLGRATVADQELLIRRTADDFTRINQELVAFDARERELLRQVSDTIVNQRATLAVVRTAFASVFIGAISLIIWFAKRGVLDPLRQLTESAEGIERGDFAAAHQTLRADEIGVLFNSFAKMAQSIQIRERELATALSETRELAAVTVESRRRVEAAHADLLATLETVPAALMIFNTDGSVRLRNRAATDVFGIEPRGAELRANYWARFKRIAKDGTPIPPEEWISARALRGEQVINQELEIHHPDGRVFPILASGAPLRNELGHVAGAVVAFQDISRLREVDRMKDEFVSIVSHELRTPLTSIRGSVQLVLDEPDSVPGEEHRQLLQIALNNCERLVRIINDMLDIAKIESGNITLHTKPVNVADIVRQSIQVVEGPARAAQVTLDARLPARLRPVMVDPDRIVQALVNLLSNAVKFAPEGSTVSVTAVGSDTMVTLAVSDQGDGIAPENLNRLFKKFQQVDSSASRRKGGTGLGLAITKALVEQHGGRIYVDSEVNRGTRFSFTLPTASVEEAAALALAPVAVNQDGSARLAARRVLVVDDDDDFRALIRSQLIHAGYEVLDARDAASAMHIARTMRPDVITVDLLMPGLDGWEFIERLRSEDALARIPVVVVSGVPDATDSGRRPEGVAVVTKGEGLDHLLRQISQSLGSRTGATVLVAEDDNDLRGVLTAALTRNGHRVLQARDGAEALAAIEREHVDLLVLDLVMPNIDGYEVLARLKANEKDARIPVVVVSGADRSSSELRSLRLGANVYLTKPIEAAALTAEVTRLLGSG